In one window of Myxococcus virescens DNA:
- a CDS encoding glutamate--cysteine ligase produces MSLDLKRAASEPISSVDMLLAGFRAAEKPSGAHRLGLEHEKFLYPVGAAEPPTYEGERGVGALLNRVASAGYTPFRETPESPVIALQRGGATISLEPGGQVELSGSPFVTAREAHAENLTHLSEVSSAAKALGLRLVFLGYRPFGTTAQMPWMPKTRYLIMRRTLPERGRLALNMMLMTSTGQVSLDWADEADCVRKTVVVARLAPLMNALYANSPIVEGKPSGYLSFRNRVWDEVDPTRCGYLPAFFDGSFSYRAYVEWALDAPLLFLRRNNEYLYPKLTFRQLMKEGFEGKPPDLNDWTDHLSTLFPEVRLKTVIEVRGADCVNPAMTGALAALWRGILYDATALEEAERLLPKLTYAEHLAFHDTARREGLGGRLGSQELHRLAAEMLAISRRGLMRLDAQDAPLLDALDAVAASGRSPAVAVLEAWEKNPRPEALLDGFSL; encoded by the coding sequence ATGTCACTCGACCTCAAGCGCGCGGCCTCAGAGCCCATCTCCTCCGTCGACATGCTGTTGGCTGGATTCCGAGCCGCCGAGAAGCCCAGCGGTGCGCACCGTCTGGGGCTCGAGCATGAGAAGTTCCTCTACCCGGTGGGCGCCGCGGAGCCTCCGACCTATGAAGGCGAGCGGGGCGTCGGGGCGCTGCTGAACCGGGTGGCCTCGGCGGGCTACACGCCGTTCCGGGAGACGCCGGAGTCGCCCGTCATCGCGCTGCAGCGCGGTGGCGCCACCATCTCCCTGGAGCCCGGCGGCCAGGTGGAGCTGTCCGGAAGCCCCTTCGTCACCGCGCGCGAGGCGCATGCGGAGAACCTGACGCACCTGTCGGAGGTCTCCTCCGCCGCGAAGGCGCTGGGCTTGCGGCTCGTCTTCCTGGGCTACCGCCCCTTTGGCACGACGGCGCAGATGCCGTGGATGCCGAAGACGCGCTACCTCATCATGCGCCGCACGCTGCCGGAGCGCGGCCGGCTGGCGCTGAACATGATGTTGATGACGTCCACCGGCCAGGTGTCCCTGGACTGGGCGGACGAGGCGGACTGTGTCCGCAAGACGGTGGTGGTGGCGCGGCTCGCCCCGCTGATGAATGCGTTGTACGCCAACAGCCCCATCGTGGAGGGCAAGCCGTCGGGTTACCTGTCCTTCCGCAACCGCGTTTGGGACGAGGTGGACCCCACGCGCTGTGGTTACCTGCCCGCGTTCTTCGACGGCTCGTTCTCGTATCGCGCCTATGTGGAATGGGCGCTGGACGCGCCGCTGCTCTTCCTGCGGCGCAACAACGAGTACCTGTACCCGAAGCTGACCTTCCGGCAGTTGATGAAGGAGGGCTTCGAGGGCAAACCGCCCGACCTGAACGACTGGACGGACCACCTGTCCACGCTCTTCCCCGAGGTGCGGCTGAAGACGGTGATCGAGGTGCGCGGCGCGGACTGTGTGAATCCCGCGATGACGGGAGCGCTCGCCGCCCTCTGGCGCGGCATCCTGTACGACGCCACCGCGCTGGAGGAGGCCGAGCGCCTGTTGCCGAAGCTGACCTACGCCGAGCACCTGGCTTTCCATGATACGGCGCGGCGCGAGGGACTGGGCGGCCGGCTGGGTTCGCAGGAGCTGCACCGCCTGGCGGCGGAGATGCTGGCCATCTCCCGCCGGGGCCTGATGCGGCTGGATGCGCAGGATGCGCCCCTGCTGGATGCGCTGGACGCGGTGGCCGCGTCGGGGCGCTCGCCCGCGGTGGCGGTGCTCGAGGCGTGGGAGAAGAATCCCCGCCCCGAGGCGCTGCTGGACGGCTTCAGCCTGTGA
- a CDS encoding EI24 domain-containing protein: protein MSPHSTLPTISPQPRLSDFFQGMGLLGRAFSLILRDRRLFLLSALCAAVTAAALVGLVWLLWRYAPGALESVWARPESWYGKAAWSTVLVLSGLVLWVVGANVLPPLLLAPLQDPLSELTEEACGGGPGTSFTVAGFVRGLVTGIAHTLARLFFLLAGLAVLLPLHLIPGVGSVLWTVLASLYTMTWMAGEYLAAPMTRHLYPFAEVRRMLRERRALCLGLGAGIYVLLWVPILNAFFLPVAIVAGTLLYGGLREARLLAPPPGESTTAALK, encoded by the coding sequence ATGAGCCCACACTCCACCCTCCCCACCATCTCCCCCCAGCCCCGCCTGTCCGATTTCTTCCAGGGGATGGGCCTCCTCGGCCGGGCCTTCTCCCTCATCCTGCGCGACCGTCGGCTGTTCCTGCTGTCCGCGCTCTGTGCCGCCGTCACCGCCGCCGCCCTCGTGGGGCTCGTCTGGTTGCTGTGGCGCTACGCCCCCGGTGCCCTGGAATCCGTCTGGGCCCGCCCGGAGAGCTGGTACGGCAAGGCCGCCTGGAGCACCGTGCTGGTGTTGTCCGGCCTGGTGCTCTGGGTCGTGGGCGCCAACGTGCTGCCGCCCCTGCTCTTGGCCCCGCTCCAGGATCCACTGTCCGAGCTGACCGAAGAGGCCTGTGGCGGCGGCCCGGGCACCTCCTTCACCGTGGCGGGTTTCGTCCGGGGCCTCGTCACCGGCATCGCCCATACGCTCGCGCGGCTGTTCTTCCTCCTCGCGGGCCTGGCGGTGCTCCTGCCCCTCCACCTGATACCGGGGGTGGGCAGCGTGCTGTGGACGGTCCTCGCCAGCCTGTACACCATGACGTGGATGGCGGGTGAGTACCTGGCCGCCCCCATGACGCGTCACCTGTATCCCTTCGCCGAGGTGCGCCGGATGCTGCGCGAGCGCCGGGCGCTCTGCCTGGGCCTGGGCGCGGGCATCTACGTGCTGCTCTGGGTCCCCATCCTCAACGCCTTCTTCCTCCCGGTGGCCATCGTCGCCGGCACCCTGCTCTATGGCGGGCTGCGCGAGGCCCGGCTGCTGGCGCCCCCCCCTGGGGAGTCCACTACCGCTGCGTTGAAATAA
- a CDS encoding signal protein: MTTTTAPLTPAKRRWRNFLLETGFQLKLTAYIVSVTLVLSALLGVFLVRGAQALMRETATAVEARSRAAEVSRELSGATLSNELLTRMDDPTFEASFREKAGAIDAAYEAERAAIVAQRAELERQQKLTWWALGGFLVAFIAVVGLGTIVVTHKVAGPLFRIRRMVQEVHDGRLRPPQHGLRDGDDLQDLFDATRKMVQRLREQNEEDARTLANVLLAAERTGASPELLYELRALDARYRTRLED; the protein is encoded by the coding sequence ATGACGACGACCACGGCGCCCCTGACGCCAGCCAAGCGGCGCTGGCGCAACTTCCTTCTCGAAACGGGCTTCCAGCTCAAGCTGACGGCGTACATCGTCTCGGTGACGCTCGTTCTGTCGGCGCTATTGGGCGTGTTCCTCGTGAGAGGCGCGCAGGCGCTGATGCGCGAGACGGCGACGGCGGTGGAAGCCCGCTCCCGCGCGGCGGAGGTCAGCCGCGAGCTGTCCGGCGCCACGCTCTCCAACGAGCTGCTGACTCGGATGGACGACCCCACGTTCGAGGCGAGCTTCCGCGAGAAGGCGGGGGCCATCGACGCGGCCTACGAGGCCGAGCGTGCCGCCATCGTTGCCCAACGCGCTGAGCTGGAGCGGCAGCAGAAGCTCACCTGGTGGGCGCTGGGGGGCTTTCTGGTGGCCTTCATCGCGGTGGTGGGATTGGGGACCATCGTGGTGACGCACAAGGTGGCGGGCCCACTCTTCCGCATCCGCCGCATGGTGCAGGAGGTCCACGACGGCCGGCTGCGTCCACCCCAGCACGGGCTCCGGGATGGCGACGACCTCCAGGACCTCTTCGATGCCACGCGGAAGATGGTGCAGCGCCTCCGCGAGCAGAACGAGGAGGACGCGAGGACCTTGGCGAACGTCCTCCTGGCCGCGGAGCGCACGGGCGCTTCCCCCGAGCTCCTCTACGAACTGCGCGCCCTGGATGCGCGCTATCGCACCCGGCTCGAAGACTGA
- the alaS gene encoding alanine--tRNA ligase — MPSALTASEIREAFLKFFEERGHRRVASSSLVPANDPTLMFTNAGMVQFKDVFTGRETRDYRRATTSQKCVRAGGKHNDLDNVGFTARHHTFFEMLGNFSFGDYFKADAIAYGWEFVTRTLGLSTDRLAVTVFNGEGGTPWDEEAYELWKKQGVPAERLYKLGLKDNFWAMGDTGPCGPCSEIHYHQGDDIPCVEEAEGKKCQGVACDCDRWLEIWNLVFMQFERKEKDGPLIPLPKPSIDTGAGLERIASVVQGKRSNYETDLFQNILATVSELCGKPYSQESGASQRVVADHSRAAAFLISDGVQPSNEGRGYVLRRIMRRAIRHGTQQLGLEDVFFFKVVDRVIELMGDAYPELRESRTFVLEVCRHEETSFRQTLSRGLKLIEEELSELQQAGGKQLSGDVVFLLHGTYGFPWDLTQIIARERGLDVDLVRFEERLKEEADKNKFAGSGDKATGEVYLKLAERLGTTEFLGYEGEGHEGEGSIRAIVKDGAEVTQATQGDTVELVLDRTPFYGESGGQMGDTGRIVGHGGKAVAKVTDAQRPVPGLVVHSVEVSEGTFKVGDMVQAGVDSERRKSIRANHSATHLLHKALKLVLGEHVKQAGSVVAPDYLRFDFAHFSPATSAQLEQVEDLVNGWIRDNAGAETRIMSLEDAKKSGAVAMFGEKYGETVRVVTVHPESTELCGGTHVRRSGDIGLFKIASESGVASGVRRIVALTGIGALQYVREQEHELRKVAELLKSNPKEVSKRVEATQKRVKELERKVEEVAVKAQTASSKDLLEQARDVNGMKVLATQVDAADDNVLRGMADQLRDRIRSGVVAIGGEKDGRAIILVAATKDVVAKGINAGALVREMAKEVGGKGGGKAEMAQAGGPDASKLPAALEKLYELVKGVGTA; from the coding sequence ATGCCTTCCGCCCTGACCGCCTCCGAGATCCGCGAGGCGTTCCTCAAGTTCTTCGAGGAGCGCGGCCACCGCCGTGTGGCGTCCTCCTCCCTGGTGCCCGCCAACGACCCGACGCTGATGTTCACCAACGCGGGCATGGTGCAGTTCAAGGACGTCTTCACCGGCCGTGAGACGCGCGACTACCGCCGCGCCACCACGTCGCAGAAGTGCGTGCGCGCCGGCGGCAAGCACAACGACCTCGACAACGTCGGCTTCACCGCCCGGCACCACACGTTCTTCGAGATGCTCGGGAACTTCTCCTTCGGCGACTACTTCAAGGCCGACGCCATCGCGTACGGCTGGGAGTTCGTCACCCGGACGCTCGGCCTGTCCACCGACCGGCTCGCCGTCACCGTGTTCAACGGCGAGGGCGGCACCCCCTGGGACGAAGAGGCCTACGAGCTGTGGAAGAAGCAGGGCGTCCCCGCCGAGCGCCTCTACAAGCTCGGCCTCAAGGACAACTTCTGGGCCATGGGCGACACCGGCCCCTGCGGCCCCTGCTCCGAAATCCACTACCACCAGGGCGACGACATCCCCTGTGTCGAAGAGGCCGAGGGCAAGAAGTGTCAGGGCGTCGCCTGTGACTGCGACCGGTGGCTCGAAATCTGGAACCTCGTGTTCATGCAGTTCGAGCGCAAGGAGAAGGACGGGCCCCTCATCCCCCTGCCGAAGCCGTCCATCGACACGGGCGCGGGCCTGGAGCGCATCGCCTCCGTCGTCCAGGGCAAGCGGTCCAACTATGAGACGGACCTCTTCCAGAACATCCTCGCCACCGTCAGCGAGCTGTGCGGCAAGCCCTACTCGCAGGAGTCCGGCGCGTCCCAGCGCGTGGTCGCGGACCACAGCCGCGCGGCGGCGTTCCTCATCTCGGACGGCGTCCAGCCATCCAACGAGGGCCGCGGCTACGTCCTGCGCCGCATCATGCGCCGCGCCATCCGGCACGGCACCCAGCAGCTGGGCCTGGAGGACGTCTTCTTCTTCAAGGTCGTCGACCGCGTCATCGAGCTGATGGGCGACGCCTACCCCGAGCTCCGGGAGAGCCGCACCTTCGTCCTGGAGGTCTGCCGGCACGAGGAGACGAGCTTCCGCCAGACGCTCAGCCGCGGCCTCAAGCTCATCGAGGAGGAGCTGTCCGAGCTGCAGCAGGCCGGCGGCAAGCAGCTCTCCGGCGACGTCGTCTTCCTGCTCCACGGCACCTACGGCTTCCCGTGGGACCTCACGCAAATCATCGCCCGGGAGCGCGGCCTCGACGTCGACCTGGTCCGCTTCGAGGAGCGCCTCAAGGAAGAGGCGGACAAGAACAAGTTCGCGGGCTCTGGCGACAAGGCCACGGGCGAGGTCTACCTGAAGCTGGCGGAGCGGCTCGGGACGACGGAGTTCCTCGGCTATGAGGGCGAGGGACACGAAGGCGAAGGCAGCATCCGGGCCATCGTCAAGGACGGCGCCGAAGTCACGCAGGCCACGCAAGGCGACACGGTGGAGCTGGTCCTGGACCGCACGCCCTTCTACGGCGAGTCCGGTGGCCAGATGGGCGACACCGGCCGCATCGTCGGCCACGGCGGCAAGGCGGTGGCCAAGGTCACCGATGCGCAGCGCCCCGTGCCGGGCCTCGTGGTCCACTCGGTGGAAGTCTCCGAGGGCACCTTCAAGGTCGGCGACATGGTCCAGGCCGGTGTGGACTCGGAGCGCCGCAAGTCCATCCGTGCGAACCACTCCGCGACGCACCTGCTCCACAAGGCGCTCAAGCTCGTGCTCGGTGAGCACGTGAAGCAGGCGGGCTCTGTCGTCGCGCCGGACTACCTGCGCTTCGACTTCGCGCACTTCTCGCCCGCCACGTCCGCGCAGCTCGAGCAGGTCGAGGACCTGGTCAACGGCTGGATTCGCGACAACGCGGGGGCCGAGACGCGCATCATGAGCCTGGAGGACGCGAAGAAGTCCGGCGCCGTCGCCATGTTCGGCGAGAAGTACGGCGAGACGGTTCGCGTCGTCACCGTACACCCCGAGTCCACCGAGCTGTGCGGCGGCACCCACGTGCGCCGCAGCGGTGACATCGGCCTGTTCAAGATTGCCAGCGAGAGCGGCGTGGCGTCCGGCGTGCGCCGCATCGTCGCGCTGACGGGCATCGGCGCGCTCCAGTACGTCCGCGAGCAGGAACACGAGCTGCGCAAGGTGGCCGAGCTGCTCAAGTCGAACCCGAAGGAAGTCTCCAAGCGCGTCGAGGCGACCCAGAAGCGCGTGAAGGAGCTGGAGCGCAAGGTCGAGGAAGTGGCCGTCAAGGCGCAGACGGCCAGCAGCAAGGACCTGCTGGAGCAGGCTCGCGATGTGAATGGCATGAAGGTCCTGGCCACCCAGGTGGACGCGGCGGACGACAACGTCCTGCGCGGCATGGCGGACCAGCTCCGTGACCGCATCCGCTCGGGCGTGGTCGCCATCGGCGGCGAGAAGGACGGCCGGGCCATCATCCTGGTCGCGGCCACCAAGGACGTCGTTGCCAAGGGCATCAACGCCGGCGCGCTGGTGCGCGAGATGGCCAAGGAAGTCGGCGGCAAGGGCGGCGGCAAGGCGGAGATGGCGCAGGCCGGCGGGCCCGATGCCTCGAAGCTCCCCGCGGCGCTGGAGAAGCTGTACGAGTTGGTGAAGGGCGTGGGCACCGCGTGA
- a CDS encoding Hsp70 family protein, with protein sequence MPRNRRRALLEVPIPQPASTPALPEVVLGIDLGTSHARVAVVQDGMPKLIPLPGTTTTDLPALIAVNGTGDLVVGATAQTEGQRAPRRAISGLKRLLGLKPRSPQLRWLAPLLPFPVTTDTNGDSAVEVRGRVISPTLFTAMLLRELKHAAATHLGRKATRAVICAPTHFTDRQCAALREAATLAGLDAQRILIAPAAAALAYAHGRGLARKRVLVVDLGGGGLQVCVVQVTGDDLEVITTGGDATLGGMDFDARIAEAIASDLSEQGVPKPDHPFDWAPLRTAAESTKVALSSQEQVDVTLPSGTVPPINRERVEALTADLAQRVTTVVRDVLESNALSPQGLDAVLLVGGQSAAPLVRRRLEESLGVSVRDDVDTRGSVALGAALLGQGLLLAAAGKPAATVSEVLSSPLAVAERGGTLRRVLDRNTRLPATKTLVLPTVPGPLELALFQGAATQASDAEYLGRLTLNVERAGEVELHLALSVDGALSLEATLPGVKRHAVSLSAEHLDDATFDALIARSPLVPEPERRPGGVLSGLKKLFGRR encoded by the coding sequence GTGCCACGCAACCGCCGCCGTGCCCTGCTCGAGGTCCCCATTCCTCAACCGGCCTCGACGCCCGCGCTCCCCGAGGTCGTGCTGGGCATCGACCTGGGCACCTCACATGCGCGCGTCGCCGTCGTCCAGGACGGGATGCCCAAGCTCATTCCCCTCCCCGGCACCACCACCACGGACCTTCCCGCGCTCATCGCGGTGAACGGCACCGGCGACCTCGTCGTCGGCGCCACGGCTCAGACGGAAGGCCAACGTGCCCCCCGCCGTGCCATCTCCGGTCTCAAGCGACTGCTGGGCCTGAAGCCGCGTTCTCCGCAACTTCGCTGGCTCGCCCCGTTGCTCCCCTTCCCCGTCACCACGGACACGAATGGGGACTCCGCCGTGGAGGTCCGGGGCCGCGTCATCTCACCCACGCTCTTCACGGCCATGCTGCTTCGCGAGCTGAAGCATGCCGCCGCGACGCACCTGGGCCGCAAGGCAACCCGCGCCGTCATCTGTGCCCCCACGCACTTCACGGACCGCCAGTGCGCGGCCCTTCGCGAAGCCGCCACGCTCGCGGGGCTCGATGCCCAGCGCATCCTCATCGCCCCCGCGGCGGCGGCGCTCGCGTATGCACATGGCCGAGGGCTCGCGCGAAAGCGGGTGCTCGTCGTGGACCTGGGCGGTGGCGGCCTCCAGGTCTGCGTGGTGCAAGTCACAGGCGATGACCTCGAGGTCATTACCACCGGAGGCGACGCCACCCTCGGCGGCATGGACTTCGATGCGCGCATCGCCGAGGCCATCGCCAGCGACCTCTCGGAACAGGGCGTGCCCAAGCCGGACCATCCCTTCGACTGGGCCCCCCTGCGCACCGCCGCCGAGTCCACGAAGGTGGCCCTCTCCAGCCAGGAGCAGGTGGACGTCACCCTCCCCTCGGGAACCGTGCCCCCCATCAACCGGGAGCGAGTCGAAGCCCTCACCGCCGACCTCGCCCAGCGCGTCACCACCGTGGTCCGCGACGTGCTCGAATCCAACGCGCTCTCCCCCCAGGGGCTGGACGCGGTGCTCCTCGTCGGCGGGCAGAGCGCCGCGCCCCTGGTCCGCCGCCGGCTCGAAGAGAGCCTCGGCGTGAGCGTGCGCGACGACGTGGACACTCGAGGCAGCGTGGCCCTGGGCGCCGCGCTGCTCGGCCAGGGGCTCCTGCTCGCCGCAGCCGGCAAGCCCGCGGCCACTGTCTCCGAGGTGCTGTCCTCGCCGCTCGCCGTCGCCGAGCGCGGTGGCACCTTGCGCCGCGTCCTCGACCGAAACACCCGCCTGCCCGCCACCAAGACGCTGGTGCTTCCCACTGTGCCGGGTCCGCTCGAGCTGGCCCTCTTCCAGGGGGCAGCCACGCAGGCGTCCGACGCCGAGTACCTCGGCCGGCTCACCCTCAACGTGGAGCGCGCGGGTGAGGTGGAGCTGCACCTCGCGCTCTCAGTCGATGGGGCCCTGTCGCTCGAGGCCACCCTGCCGGGCGTGAAGCGGCACGCGGTGTCTCTGTCCGCGGAGCACTTGGACGACGCGACCTTCGACGCGCTCATCGCCCGCTCGCCGCTGGTCCCTGAGCCGGAGCGACGCCCAGGTGGCGTGCTGTCCGGACTGAAGAAGCTCTTCGGCCGCCGCTGA
- a CDS encoding HEAT repeat domain-containing protein, with amino-acid sequence MQLLSSALVLLLLAPCAALAQGDSRIAFLGKQLQKSKDPRSRSQAALVLGATEDPEAVPLLCNGLKDESELVRAAAAKGLAKLLEPDGLDCLQAHKADADASVQAAVREAVGALKEYQSRPPRFYVHLEAVKDRTGKLPADLVKATEARLRSRLMRSGAQLAPAKETKAAAKGTLKKLRVRGYRITPELHATDGGGLRVALVCLTYPDLSLMGQVEVNAAGAQPGDLLKALVPRAVEEAAETFEWSSET; translated from the coding sequence ATGCAGCTGCTTTCCTCCGCCCTCGTCCTGTTGCTCCTCGCGCCTTGCGCGGCCCTGGCTCAGGGTGACTCCCGTATTGCCTTCCTGGGCAAGCAGCTTCAGAAGAGCAAGGACCCGCGCTCGCGTTCGCAGGCGGCGCTGGTGCTCGGCGCCACGGAGGACCCGGAGGCCGTGCCGCTGCTGTGCAACGGATTGAAGGACGAAAGCGAGCTGGTGCGCGCGGCCGCGGCGAAGGGGCTGGCGAAGCTGCTGGAGCCCGATGGGCTCGACTGCCTCCAGGCCCACAAGGCGGACGCGGACGCGTCGGTCCAGGCGGCGGTGCGCGAGGCCGTGGGGGCCCTGAAGGAGTACCAGTCCCGCCCGCCGCGCTTCTACGTGCATCTCGAGGCGGTCAAGGACCGCACGGGCAAGCTCCCCGCCGACCTGGTGAAGGCGACGGAGGCGCGGCTGCGCTCGCGGCTGATGCGGAGCGGGGCCCAGCTCGCGCCCGCGAAGGAGACGAAGGCGGCGGCGAAGGGCACGCTGAAGAAGCTTCGGGTGCGGGGCTACCGCATCACCCCGGAGCTTCATGCGACGGACGGCGGCGGACTGCGGGTGGCGCTGGTGTGCCTCACCTACCCGGACCTGTCGCTGATGGGGCAGGTGGAAGTGAATGCCGCGGGCGCTCAGCCTGGCGATCTCCTCAAGGCGCTGGTACCTCGCGCGGTGGAGGAAGCGGCGGAGACCTTCGAGTGGAGCAGCGAGACATGA